In a single window of the Gossypium hirsutum isolate 1008001.06 chromosome D02, Gossypium_hirsutum_v2.1, whole genome shotgun sequence genome:
- the LOC107909687 gene encoding protein trichome birefringence-like 2, whose product MDVKKHALSDQLSPKRKVFSRLGWGLAVSLIAITGLMLNSSFNGPVVGSLFQGYYGVSDATVSLHFSSSSSVSNATADTQNTLEVDNGSSVIAKKQEFWEESEGGQVDLKDGVDIDIEGTQLENSYEGSKTGNFDVVEGRIQQIAQHANGSVVSKNGDGVILEKTQLGNFSKTLNSATLAGKNVNANIVVDNPGGANNVTNLSKNGEVVGHFVAEKKVVELNKTTNSPGGDDHPRVVKGPNGSFEKCDLFGGRWVKDDHSKPYYRPGSCPYIDKDFDCQRNGRPDKGYIKWKWQPNGCNLKRLNATDFLERLRGKRLVFIGDSLNRNMWESMVCILRRSVKKRKRVYEISGRSDFKKKGVYAFRFEDYNCSVDFVASPFLVKESSFKRENGSIETLRLDLMNPSTSMYHDADLMVFNTGHWWTHEKTSKGEDYYQEGDYVYPRLKVLNAYQKALTTWSRWIDKNVDSRRTQVFFRGYSVTHFWGGLWNSGGQCDKETEPILNETYLTKYPSKMRAVEYVIQNTKTPVIYLNISRLTDYRKDGHPSIYRREYKTEQEGNAAGRVQDCSHWCLPGVPDTWNELLYASLVKAGREI is encoded by the exons ATGGATGTGAAGAAACATGCTTTATCAGACCAATTGTCACCCAAGAGAAAGGTGTTTTCCAGGCTTGGTTGGGGGTTGGCAGTTTCTCTTATCGCTATCACAGGTCTTATGCTTAACAGCTCCTTTAACGGCCCTGTTGTGGGATCTTTGTTCCAAGGGTATTATGGTGTTAGCGACGCCACTGTTtcacttcatttttcttcttcttcttccgtTAGTAATGCTACTGCGGATACTCAAAATACGTTAGAAGTTGACAATGGTTCTTCAGTGATTGCTAAAAAGCAAGAATTTTGGGAGGAAAGTGAGGGTGGTCAGGTGGATTTGAAGGATGGGGTTGACATTGATATAGAGGGAACCCAGTTGGAGAATTCTTATGAGGGGTCTAAAACTGGAAACTTTGATGTTGTGGAAGGAAGGATTCAACAGATTGCCCAACATGCAAATGGTTCAGTTGTTTCCAAAAATGGTGATGGAGTGATTTTGGAGAAGACACAGTTAGGGAATTTCTCCAAGACATTAAATAGTGCAACTTTAGCTGGTAAAAATGTGAATGCCAATATAGTTGTTGATAATCCTGGTGGTGCTAATAATGTGACCAATTTGTCAAAAAATGGGGAAGTTGTTGGACATTTTGTTGCAGAAAAGAAGGTTGTGGAATTGAATAAAACCACAAACTCTCCTGGTGGTGATGATCATCCTCGAGTTGTGAAAGGACCCAATGGTTCTTTTGAGAAATGTGATCTCTTTGGTGGTAGGTGGGTGAAGGATGATCATTCAAAGCCGTATTATCGTCCAGGTTCTTGTCCTTACATTGATAAAGATTTTGATTGTCAGCGCAATGGAAGGCCTGATAAAGGCTACATTAAATGGAAATGGCAGCCAAATGGATGCAACTTAAAAAG GCTGAATGCAACTGATTTTCTGGAGAGACTGAGAGGGAAAAGGTTGGTATTTATTGGGGATTCGCTGAATAGGAACATGTGGGAGTCTATGGTTTGTATCCTCCGCCGAAGTGTCAAGAAGAGGAAACGAGTTTACGAAATTTCTGGAAGAAGTGATTTTAAAAAGAAGGGGGTTTATGCTTTCAGGTTTGAG GATTATAATTGCTCGGTGGACTTTGTTGCTTCCCCATTTCTTGTTAAAGAATCATCTTTCAAGCGAGAAAATGGATCGATTGAGACACTAAGATTGGATTTGATGAATCCTTCAACTTCAATGTATCATGATGCTGATCTCATGGTATTCAACACTGGTCATTGGTGGACCCATGAGAAAACCTCCAAAGG AGAAGACTATTACCAAGAAGGTGATTATGTTTACCCGCGACTCAAAGTCTTGAATGCTTATCAGAAGGCACTCACAACATGGTCCAGATGGATTGACAAGAATGTTGATAGCCGCAGAACTCAGGTTTTCTTCAGGGGATATTCAGTTACACATTTCTG GGGGGGCCTGTGGAACTCAGGAGGACAATGCGACAAGGAAACTGAACCCATTTTGAACGAAACTTACTTGACCAAGTACCCTTCCAAAATGAGAGCTGTAGAATATGTTATCCAAAATACCAAAACTCCAGTTATTTATCTGAATATAAGCAGGCTTACAGATTACAGGAAAGACGGGCATCCTTCTATTTACAGAAGAGAATATAAGACGGAACAAGAAGGGAATGCTGCAGGGAGAGTTCAAGATTGCAGTCATTGGTGCTTGCCTGGAGTACCCGACACTTGGAACGAGCTGCTATATGCTTCGCTGGTGaaggctggaagggaaatttag